In Anaerolineales bacterium, a genomic segment contains:
- a CDS encoding nitroreductase family protein has translation MDESLIDLLFSRRSIRKYKPQPIPQEAVRRMLEAAHAAPSAHGSLPWRFVVLGNPGTRRELAERMAGAYAADALAEGQSPEAVRSRNRRSVDRICAAPAAILALADEACLPAAEGRRAEGERLLLIQSVAAAIQNLLLAAHAEGLGACWICAPAFCPQAVRESLGLPESWAAQALVLAGYPDEAPGKPEGRMLGEVVEWR, from the coding sequence ATGGATGAATCCCTGATCGATCTTTTATTCTCCCGGCGCTCGATCCGCAAATACAAACCCCAACCTATCCCGCAGGAAGCCGTCCGCCGCATGCTGGAAGCCGCCCACGCCGCCCCCTCGGCGCACGGTTCCCTTCCCTGGCGGTTCGTCGTTCTAGGCAATCCCGGAACGCGCCGGGAGCTGGCCGAGCGGATGGCGGGTGCTTATGCGGCCGATGCCCTGGCGGAAGGCCAATCTCCGGAAGCGGTCCGATCCCGCAACCGGCGCTCCGTGGATCGGATCTGCGCCGCGCCGGCCGCGATTCTCGCCTTGGCGGATGAGGCCTGTCTGCCGGCGGCCGAAGGCCGGCGCGCCGAAGGCGAGCGTTTGTTGCTGATCCAAAGCGTGGCGGCCGCAATTCAAAATCTGCTGTTGGCCGCCCACGCCGAAGGGCTCGGCGCATGCTGGATCTGCGCGCCGGCCTTCTGTCCGCAGGCCGTCCGCGAAAGCCTTGGCCTTCCCGAAAGTTGGGCGGCTCAGGCGCTGGTTCTCGCGGGGTATCCGGACGAGGCGCCGGGCAAACCCGAGGGCCGCATGCTCGGCGAGGTGGTCGAGTGGCGCTGA
- a CDS encoding 2-phospho-L-lactate transferase produces the protein MALSGRDDCRVLALAGGVGGAKLARGLAGILPPKNLTVAVNVADDFELYGLTICPDLDTVMYTLAGIASAETGWGIEGDTFRCLEALRQFQAPAWFRLGDRDLATHLARTRGLWDGETLTRVTRRLCETLGVEQAVLPCTDDILQTIVETEEGDLEFQEYFVRRQCAPSVRGFRLRGLDAALPTRELLAALASADAVVLCPSNPFVSLGPILALPGIREKVAAARSVAVTPIVGGEAVKGPLAKMFRELGRDSSALEAAREVGGTVRGFLLDRRDQAFAPQIEALGLQVRTTDTLMRSEADRRRVAEQALELAWALPSA, from the coding sequence GTGGCGCTGAGCGGCCGGGACGATTGCCGGGTCCTCGCCTTGGCCGGCGGGGTGGGGGGGGCCAAGCTGGCCCGCGGGTTGGCGGGAATCCTGCCGCCAAAAAACCTCACCGTCGCGGTCAATGTCGCCGACGATTTCGAGCTTTACGGTCTGACCATCTGCCCCGATTTGGATACGGTGATGTACACCTTGGCCGGGATCGCATCGGCCGAGACCGGATGGGGGATCGAAGGCGACACCTTCCGTTGCCTCGAGGCGTTGCGGCAATTCCAGGCTCCGGCCTGGTTCCGCCTCGGCGACCGGGACTTGGCCACGCACCTGGCGCGGACGCGCGGCCTGTGGGACGGCGAGACCCTGACCCGGGTGACGCGCCGCCTGTGCGAAACCCTCGGAGTAGAGCAGGCGGTCCTGCCCTGCACGGACGACATCCTGCAGACGATCGTCGAAACCGAGGAGGGCGATTTGGAATTCCAGGAGTATTTCGTCCGCCGCCAATGCGCGCCCTCCGTGCGGGGATTCCGCCTGCGCGGATTGGACGCCGCCCTGCCCACCCGCGAGCTCCTCGCCGCACTGGCTTCCGCGGACGCGGTCGTCCTGTGCCCTTCGAATCCCTTTGTCAGCCTCGGGCCGATCCTCGCTCTGCCGGGAATCCGCGAAAAGGTCGCGGCCGCCCGTTCGGTCGCGGTCACGCCGATCGTCGGCGGCGAAGCGGTCAAGGGGCCGCTGGCGAAGATGTTCCGCGAACTCGGCCGCGATTCCTCCGCGCTCGAGGCGGCGCGCGAGGTGGGCGGGACGGTCCGCGGATTCCTCCTCGACCGGCGGGATCAGGCTTTCGCACCGCAGATCGAAGCCTTGGGGCTGCAGGTCCGGACGACTGATACGCTGATGCGGAGCGAAGCCGACCGGCGGCGGGTGGCGGAGCAGGCGCTCGAACTTGCATGGGCGCTGCCTTCCGCATGA
- the cofC gene encoding 2-phospho-L-lactate guanylyltransferase: MGAAFRMKCWAIVPVKRLSAAKSRLAPALTLRRRRELVLGLLVRTLKVLGKVEGIEKILVAGKDRAVRRIAAQAGAEFVPEGVRGGMNRALARAAAEAGRRGAESLLILPADLPLLAPTDVTWALARRKRQPFFAISPDRAGRGTNLLLVAPPGLIRFSFGRFSFVRHLRAARQAGVNATVLSRRALAWDLDRPEDLDWMGKLPPSGGSGSTRRAKKNPVKPTGR; this comes from the coding sequence ATGGGCGCTGCCTTCCGCATGAAGTGCTGGGCGATCGTCCCCGTTAAGCGGCTGTCGGCCGCCAAATCGCGGCTGGCGCCGGCCCTCACCCTCCGCCGGCGGCGGGAGTTGGTGCTCGGCCTGTTGGTCCGCACCTTGAAGGTCCTGGGCAAGGTCGAGGGAATCGAAAAGATCCTGGTGGCGGGCAAAGACCGCGCGGTCCGAAGGATCGCCGCGCAAGCCGGTGCGGAGTTCGTCCCGGAAGGGGTGCGGGGCGGTATGAACCGGGCGCTGGCGCGGGCGGCGGCCGAAGCCGGGCGGCGCGGGGCGGAGTCGCTGTTGATCCTGCCCGCCGACCTGCCTTTGCTCGCCCCGACGGACGTCACCTGGGCGTTGGCGAGGCGCAAGCGGCAGCCGTTCTTCGCAATCAGCCCGGACCGCGCAGGCCGGGGAACCAACTTGCTCCTCGTCGCACCGCCGGGGCTGATCCGCTTTTCCTTCGGCCGGTTCTCGTTTGTGCGGCATCTGCGGGCGGCGCGGCAGGCCGGAGTGAATGCAACCGTCCTTTCCCGCAGGGCTCTGGCGTGGGATCTCGATCGGCCGGAGGATTTGGACTGGATGGGAAAACTGCCGCCAAGCGGCGGTTCGGGATCCACGAGGCGCGCGAAGAAAAATCCAGTAAAACCTACCGGCCGGTGA